A window of Myxococcales bacterium contains these coding sequences:
- the folK gene encoding 2-amino-4-hydroxy-6-hydroxymethyldihydropteridine diphosphokinase yields MTLPLRRAVVALGSNLGDRRSHLDYARAELAERHAVLACSRLYETAPWGDVPQGPYINAAILLDISVTAHGLLEDLLAIEQRRGRVRDVRYGPRTLDLDVLWIEGVVVNDEALTVPHPRLHERAFALWPLVDVAPFATDARGAPYLRGEPEGIVAITPWT; encoded by the coding sequence CTGACCCTCCCGCTTCGCCGCGCGGTCGTCGCGCTCGGCTCGAACCTCGGCGACCGCCGGTCCCACCTCGACTACGCGCGGGCCGAGCTCGCGGAGCGCCACGCCGTGCTCGCGTGCTCTCGCCTCTACGAGACGGCGCCCTGGGGCGACGTGCCTCAGGGCCCCTATATCAACGCAGCGATACTCTTGGATATTTCGGTTACGGCGCACGGCCTGCTCGAGGACCTCTTGGCCATCGAGCAGCGCCGCGGGCGGGTCCGTGACGTCCGGTACGGGCCGCGCACGCTCGATCTCGACGTCCTGTGGATCGAGGGGGTCGTCGTGAACGACGAGGCGCTCACGGTGCCGCACCCGCGCCTCCACGAGCGCGCGTTCGCCCTGTGGCCGCTCGTCGACGTGGCCCCCTTCGCGACCGACGCACGCGGCGCTCCCTACCTTCGCGGGGAGCCCGAGGGCATCGTCGCCATCACGCCCTGGACGTAG
- a CDS encoding 3'(2'),5'-bisphosphate nucleotidase CysQ, whose amino-acid sequence MTPRDARLLGDVMLACALGAREIVMSVYDQADRGLSFKEGDDPVTRADKEANAFLIEALQVAVPGVPIVAEESDPSTYAGYPSADAAFFVDPLDGTREFVAKNGEFCVMLGFAVEGVATLGVVVAPTWNEAFVGAPGHYAERVDASGTRSPVHVSAPASLAVSRALISRSHRSEATDRILARLGAKELRPYGSAGLKALQVATGATDLYVHPGPSGMLWDSCAPEAIVRAAGGLMTDADGHAIDYRRPTLANLRGVLAACPAIHAEALAKLGALA is encoded by the coding sequence GTGACCCCGAGAGACGCACGGCTCCTCGGCGACGTGATGCTCGCGTGCGCGCTCGGCGCCCGCGAAATCGTGATGAGCGTCTACGACCAAGCAGACCGCGGGCTCTCGTTCAAGGAGGGTGACGACCCGGTCACCCGCGCCGACAAAGAGGCGAACGCGTTCCTCATCGAGGCGCTCCAAGTGGCCGTCCCCGGCGTGCCGATCGTGGCCGAAGAGAGCGACCCGTCGACCTACGCCGGGTACCCCTCGGCCGACGCGGCGTTCTTCGTCGATCCTTTGGACGGGACACGCGAGTTCGTCGCGAAAAATGGCGAATTTTGCGTCATGCTCGGCTTCGCGGTCGAGGGCGTGGCGACGCTCGGGGTGGTGGTCGCGCCCACGTGGAACGAGGCGTTCGTCGGCGCGCCAGGGCACTACGCCGAGCGCGTCGACGCGAGCGGCACGAGGTCGCCCGTCCACGTCTCGGCCCCGGCGAGCCTCGCTGTTTCGAGGGCCCTCATCTCGCGTTCGCACCGCAGCGAGGCGACCGACCGCATCCTCGCGCGGCTCGGGGCGAAGGAGCTCCGGCCCTATGGCAGCGCGGGGCTCAAGGCCCTCCAGGTGGCCACCGGCGCGACGGATCTCTACGTGCACCCCGGGCCCTCCGGCATGCTGTGGGACTCGTGCGCCCCCGAGGCCATCGTGCGCGCCGCTGGCGGCCTCATGACCGACGCCGACGGCCACGCGATCGACTACCGACGGCCGACGCTCGCGAACCTCCGGGGCGTGCTCGCGGCGTGCCCGGCCATCCACGCGGAGGCCCTCGCGAAGCTCGGAGCCCTCGCGTGA
- a CDS encoding ester cyclase, translating to MKKTILSLSFVLSAAAMGCGGEEAVPPPKAPEPTAAKVDMPPPAPPKEEPKPEPAKPTLAELQAKALGAMVEAMNAHDAKKVAALYAETATWKFPGAPDTTGREKIEQAVGMMFQTFPDMKIANAVVLTKGDVTVTQFALTATHKGDMGPIKATNKPVGWQAIAIQFWTPEGQIKDEHAYWDNGTMMSQIGLSKMKAPAIPQLAATTTAVTAKGDDAETKNVDLVKGMYGAMEKKSADAFTALMTDTSEWNDNTQPAPSKGKADAKKFFDAHMKAFPDAKMNVKSSWGFGDFVVSEVTMTGTNTGPLFGKPATKKAVSMDSADLVQMKDGKIVKGWSFGNGMQVAEQLGLLPKPKDAAPAKAAPAKAAPAKAAPAKAAPKK from the coding sequence ATGAAAAAGACCATTTTGTCCCTCTCGTTCGTCCTCTCGGCCGCCGCCATGGGCTGCGGCGGGGAAGAGGCCGTGCCGCCCCCGAAGGCCCCCGAGCCCACGGCCGCGAAGGTGGACATGCCGCCTCCGGCGCCGCCCAAGGAGGAGCCCAAGCCCGAGCCCGCGAAGCCGACGCTCGCGGAGCTCCAGGCGAAGGCGCTCGGCGCCATGGTCGAGGCCATGAACGCCCACGACGCGAAGAAGGTCGCGGCCCTCTACGCCGAGACCGCCACCTGGAAGTTCCCCGGCGCGCCCGATACGACCGGCCGGGAGAAAATCGAGCAGGCCGTCGGCATGATGTTCCAGACGTTCCCCGACATGAAGATCGCCAACGCGGTGGTGCTCACGAAGGGCGACGTCACGGTCACCCAGTTCGCGCTCACGGCGACCCACAAGGGCGACATGGGCCCCATCAAGGCGACCAACAAGCCGGTCGGCTGGCAAGCGATCGCCATCCAGTTCTGGACGCCCGAGGGCCAGATCAAAGACGAGCACGCCTACTGGGACAACGGCACCATGATGTCCCAAATCGGCCTCTCCAAAATGAAGGCCCCCGCGATCCCACAGCTTGCGGCCACCACCACCGCGGTCACGGCGAAGGGCGACGACGCCGAGACCAAGAACGTGGATCTCGTGAAGGGCATGTACGGCGCCATGGAGAAGAAGTCGGCCGACGCCTTCACCGCCCTCATGACCGACACGAGCGAGTGGAACGACAACACGCAGCCGGCTCCGTCGAAGGGCAAGGCCGACGCGAAGAAGTTCTTCGACGCCCACATGAAGGCCTTCCCCGACGCCAAGATGAACGTCAAGAGCTCGTGGGGCTTCGGTGACTTCGTCGTCTCCGAGGTCACCATGACCGGCACGAACACCGGGCCGCTCTTCGGCAAGCCCGCGACGAAGAAGGCCGTTTCGATGGACTCGGCCGACCTCGTCCAGATGAAGGACGGCAAGATCGTGAAGGGCTGGAGCTTCGGCAACGGCATGCAGGTCGCCGAGCAGCTCGGGCTCCTCCCCAAGCCGAAGGACGCGGCCCCCGCGAAGGCCGCGCCCGCGAAGGCCGCGCCCGCGAAGGCGGCCCCGGCGAAGGCCGCTCCGAAGAAGTAG
- a CDS encoding aldo/keto reductase, with amino-acid sequence MRQRALGKTGLVVSELSVGTWGLSGEPYGPVDESDAEAVLKAALDMGITLFDTSDSYGGGKMEALLGRVCKGRDDVVIVTKGGTDRRLEPPIKRFDETYLRGSVERSLKRLGLEAIPVFLLHCPSRDAITDSVDRKSALETLRTLKDEGKIRFFGVSCCNEDVLEGAVEGGAEVVCVPYNLFHAGPLSHQTGNIMVKRPGVLARSVLNYGVLAGTWTRDREFPDTDHRAQRWTRMELEHRIDQIEAIRFLVKGDVKTLRGAAVRFALASHVVSSAVLGPRTVTQLEELVRETGGGPRYLRDEDLGRLYTELEKVGVRS; translated from the coding sequence GTGAGGCAACGCGCGCTCGGAAAAACAGGTCTCGTCGTGTCGGAGCTCTCGGTCGGTACGTGGGGGCTGTCCGGTGAGCCCTACGGCCCCGTCGACGAGAGCGACGCCGAGGCCGTGCTCAAGGCCGCCCTCGACATGGGTATCACCCTGTTCGACACGAGCGACTCGTACGGCGGCGGAAAGATGGAGGCCCTGCTCGGGCGCGTCTGCAAGGGCCGCGACGACGTCGTCATCGTGACCAAGGGAGGCACCGATAGAAGGCTCGAGCCACCGATCAAGCGCTTCGACGAGACCTACCTCCGAGGCTCGGTGGAGCGCTCGCTGAAGCGCCTCGGGCTCGAGGCGATCCCGGTCTTCCTCCTCCACTGTCCCTCCCGTGACGCCATCACCGACTCGGTCGATCGAAAGAGCGCCCTCGAGACGCTACGCACCCTGAAAGACGAGGGAAAGATTCGGTTTTTCGGCGTCTCGTGCTGCAACGAGGACGTGCTCGAGGGCGCAGTGGAGGGGGGCGCGGAGGTGGTCTGTGTACCCTACAACCTCTTCCACGCAGGGCCACTCTCCCACCAAACGGGCAACATCATGGTGAAGCGACCGGGGGTGCTCGCGCGGTCCGTGCTGAACTACGGCGTGCTCGCCGGAACGTGGACCCGGGACCGAGAGTTCCCCGACACGGACCACAGGGCGCAGCGGTGGACACGCATGGAGCTCGAGCACCGCATCGACCAGATCGAGGCCATTCGCTTCCTCGTGAAGGGCGACGTGAAGACGCTAAGGGGCGCGGCGGTGAGGTTCGCCCTCGCGAGCCACGTCGTGTCGAGCGCGGTGCTCGGGCCGCGAACCGTGACGCAGCTCGAGGAGCTCGTGCGCGAGACGGGTGGAGGCCCACGTTACCTGCGGGACGAGGATCTCGGCCGCCTCTACACGGAGCTCGAGAAGGTGGGGGTGCGCTCGTGA
- a CDS encoding FAD-binding oxidoreductase, producing the protein MGLSIAYHLAKLGTTKVLVVDKGYLCGGASGRNGGGVRAQWSTEANVRLMQESIRMCRDFASEMKINVWLRQGGYLFLVRSEEKRRALEASCSVQNTCGLPTRMLSPTEARAIVPELDVTDVVAASYNPDDGVVFPWPFVWGFATAAEKRGVEVATFTECTGFETRGAAITGVHLRTLSHDGEHETGRAFVRTRKVVNACGAWAPHVARMLGVELPNKPHRHEICSTEPLKPWLRPLVADLTDGLYFSQSTRGEIVGGIGQEHVPEGIDQNSSFAFLGLYARSLVRACPTLAKVKVLRQWAGCYDLTPDQNPIVGAVDDVEGFFQASGFMGHGFMMAPVMGKRIAEHVVTGEVSPLFERWNLRRFREGKLLSESMIIG; encoded by the coding sequence ATGGGCCTCTCGATCGCGTACCACCTCGCGAAGCTCGGCACGACCAAGGTGCTCGTCGTCGACAAGGGCTACCTGTGCGGCGGCGCGAGCGGGCGAAATGGGGGCGGCGTCCGCGCCCAGTGGTCGACCGAGGCGAACGTGCGGCTCATGCAGGAGAGCATCCGCATGTGCCGCGATTTCGCGAGCGAAATGAAGATCAACGTGTGGCTCCGCCAAGGAGGCTACCTCTTCCTCGTGCGCTCCGAGGAGAAGCGACGCGCCCTCGAGGCGAGCTGTTCGGTGCAGAATACATGTGGTCTCCCGACGCGCATGCTCAGCCCGACCGAGGCGCGCGCGATCGTGCCCGAGCTCGACGTCACCGACGTCGTGGCCGCGAGCTACAATCCCGACGACGGCGTGGTGTTCCCCTGGCCGTTCGTGTGGGGCTTCGCGACGGCCGCCGAGAAGCGCGGCGTCGAGGTGGCCACGTTCACCGAATGCACCGGCTTCGAGACCCGCGGCGCGGCCATCACGGGCGTGCACCTCCGCACCCTCTCGCACGACGGAGAGCACGAGACGGGGCGCGCGTTCGTCCGCACGCGCAAGGTCGTGAACGCGTGTGGGGCGTGGGCTCCGCACGTCGCCCGGATGCTGGGCGTGGAGCTGCCCAACAAACCGCATCGCCACGAGATCTGCTCGACCGAGCCGCTGAAGCCCTGGCTCCGCCCCCTCGTCGCCGACCTCACGGACGGCCTCTATTTCAGCCAGTCGACGCGCGGAGAGATCGTGGGCGGCATCGGGCAGGAGCACGTCCCCGAGGGCATCGACCAGAACAGCTCCTTTGCGTTCCTCGGGCTCTACGCGCGCTCGCTCGTCCGGGCGTGCCCGACGCTCGCCAAGGTCAAGGTGCTCCGGCAATGGGCCGGCTGCTACGATCTCACCCCCGACCAAAACCCGATCGTGGGCGCCGTCGACGACGTCGAAGGCTTTTTCCAAGCCTCGGGCTTCATGGGCCACGGCTTCATGATGGCCCCCGTCATGGGCAAGCGCATCGCCGAGCACGTGGTCACGGGGGAGGTCTCGCCCCTCTTCGAGCGCTGGAACCTCCGGAGGTTCCGCGAGGGCAAGCTGCTCTCCGAGTCGATGATCATCGGGTGA
- a CDS encoding sigma 54-interacting transcriptional regulator — protein MLKLVVVRGALSGQTLSSSADAIRIGRAEGNDFVIPDEHVSSEHARIALVGDRIVLRDLRSTNGTWVVRGEARSSLSDVRGREMTIEQGDVIELGSGDKCVAMQVVVDASPDARVFALRRIEDLAPATTIVEKDEGRLKLLYEAQKAIGAATDLSEVFAAIAEACFDLVQKASHVTVVLKDDEDDASKGSSAYVPVMTRVRGQSGPPSTPVPVTRSIYRKVVTERAAVLAADATSEVSQSESLMGTQIRATMGIPLWKGDDILGILQVDNRSDAGVFSPGDLEILAVLAHNVSLAVANARLVRRLKNAEDRLKKENAFLKGREETRRSGGKGQVEIIGQSAPMKSLSHQLDKVVDTRVTVLIEGETGVGKELVASAVHYRSRRRDKLFISQNCAAMPENLLESELFGHKKGSFTGAHEEKKGLFEIADGGTLFLDEVTEMPLSLQSKLLRALQEGEIRPVGSTTEKRVDVRIVAATNRNLEKEVAEGRFREDLYYRLKVFPLRVPPLRERREDIPLIAEHFLLRFSSEFGKPAAGFTQQAMELLQGYDWPGNVRELQNEVQRLCIQVEPGGFVTPDLLSPRVRQVEGMLDRVKPTKGTLKEMMDQVERWLLIESLREHGNNKTACAKSLGITREGLHKKLRSFGL, from the coding sequence ATGCTCAAGCTCGTGGTCGTTCGCGGGGCCCTCTCGGGCCAAACCCTGTCGTCGTCGGCCGATGCGATCCGCATCGGTCGGGCCGAGGGGAACGACTTCGTCATCCCCGACGAGCACGTCTCGAGCGAGCATGCGCGGATCGCCCTGGTCGGCGACCGCATCGTGCTGCGCGACCTCCGCTCCACCAACGGCACGTGGGTCGTTCGGGGCGAGGCGCGCTCTTCGCTCTCCGACGTGCGCGGCCGCGAGATGACCATCGAGCAGGGCGACGTGATCGAGCTCGGCTCGGGCGACAAGTGCGTCGCCATGCAGGTCGTGGTCGACGCTTCCCCCGACGCGCGCGTCTTCGCGCTGCGCCGCATCGAGGACCTGGCCCCCGCGACGACCATCGTCGAGAAGGACGAGGGCCGCCTCAAGCTGCTTTACGAGGCGCAGAAGGCCATCGGCGCGGCCACCGATCTGTCCGAGGTCTTCGCGGCGATCGCCGAGGCGTGTTTCGACCTCGTCCAGAAGGCGAGCCACGTCACGGTCGTCTTGAAGGACGACGAGGACGACGCGAGCAAAGGCAGCTCCGCCTACGTGCCCGTGATGACCCGGGTGCGAGGCCAATCGGGCCCACCGTCGACCCCGGTCCCGGTCACGCGCAGCATCTACCGCAAGGTCGTGACCGAGCGCGCCGCCGTGCTCGCGGCCGACGCCACGAGCGAGGTGAGCCAGAGCGAGTCCCTCATGGGCACGCAGATCCGCGCGACCATGGGCATCCCGCTCTGGAAGGGCGACGACATCCTCGGCATCCTCCAGGTCGACAACCGCTCGGACGCGGGCGTCTTCTCCCCGGGCGACCTCGAGATCCTCGCCGTGCTCGCGCACAACGTGTCGCTCGCGGTCGCCAACGCGCGCCTCGTGCGACGCCTCAAGAACGCAGAAGACAGGCTCAAGAAAGAGAACGCGTTCCTCAAGGGGCGCGAAGAGACGCGGCGCTCGGGCGGGAAGGGCCAGGTCGAGATCATCGGGCAGAGCGCGCCGATGAAGTCCCTCTCGCACCAGCTCGACAAGGTCGTCGACACACGCGTCACGGTCCTCATCGAAGGCGAGACGGGCGTCGGCAAGGAGCTCGTCGCCTCGGCCGTGCACTACCGCTCACGCCGCAGAGACAAGCTCTTCATCTCGCAGAACTGCGCGGCGATGCCCGAAAATCTGCTCGAGAGCGAGCTCTTCGGTCACAAAAAAGGGTCCTTCACGGGCGCGCACGAAGAGAAGAAGGGCCTCTTCGAGATCGCCGACGGCGGCACCTTGTTCCTCGACGAGGTGACCGAGATGCCGCTCTCGCTCCAGTCGAAGCTGCTCCGCGCCCTCCAAGAGGGCGAAATTCGCCCCGTCGGATCGACCACCGAGAAGCGCGTCGACGTGCGCATCGTGGCCGCGACGAACCGGAACCTCGAGAAAGAGGTGGCCGAGGGGCGCTTCCGCGAGGACCTCTACTACCGCCTCAAGGTGTTCCCGCTCCGCGTGCCGCCGCTCCGCGAGCGCCGCGAGGACATCCCGCTCATCGCCGAGCACTTCTTGCTCCGGTTCTCGAGCGAGTTCGGCAAGCCCGCCGCCGGGTTCACCCAGCAGGCGATGGAGCTCCTCCAAGGCTACGATTGGCCGGGGAACGTGCGTGAGCTCCAGAACGAGGTGCAGCGCCTCTGCATCCAGGTCGAGCCCGGGGGCTTCGTCACGCCCGACCTTCTCTCGCCGCGTGTGCGTCAGGTCGAGGGCATGCTCGATCGCGTGAAGCCCACGAAGGGCACCCTCAAAGAGATGATGGACCAGGTCGAGCGCTGGCTCCTCATCGAGTCTCTCCGCGAGCACGGGAACAACAAAACCGCGTGCGCCAAGTCCCTCGGGATCACCCGAGAGGGCCTCCACAAGAAGCTCCGCAGCTTCGGCCTGTGA